A genomic segment from Triticum dicoccoides isolate Atlit2015 ecotype Zavitan chromosome 1A, WEW_v2.0, whole genome shotgun sequence encodes:
- the LOC119275212 gene encoding expansin-B2-like produces MAGVSSNAIALVALLSVLFTGVRSAVNYDTAVARSYNSGWLPAKATWYGAPNGAGPDDNGGACGFKNVNQYPISSMGACGNEPIFAGGEGCGMCYEIKCDYSNNPSCSGQPRRIVITDMNYYPVARYHLDLSGTAFGSMARYGLNDRLRHAGIIDMQFRRVPCNFPGMKVTFHVQRGSNPNYLAVLVEYANVDGTVVRMELMQTINGRPTGYYQDMRRSWGSIWRMDTNRPLQGPFAIRITSDTGKTLVANNAIPAYWQPDHAYWSNLQFY; encoded by the exons ATGGCTGGCGTCTCCAGCAATGCCATTGCCCTTGTGGCACTCCTCTCCGTGCTCTTCACGGGCGTCCGTTCTGCGGTCAACTACGACACCGCCGTCGCTAGATCCTACAACTCTGGCTGGCTCCCCGCCAAGGCCACCTGGTACGGGGCGCCCAACGGCGCCGGCCCCGACGACAACG GTGGTGCTTGCGGCTTCAAGAACGTGAACCAGTACCCAATCTCCTCCATGGGGGCATGCGGTAACGAGCCTATTTTCGCCGGCGGCGAGGGCTGTGGCATGTGCTACGAG ATTAAGTGCGACTACTCCAACAACCCTTCCTGCTCCGGCCAGCCGAGGAGGATCGTCATCACCGACATGAACTACTACCCCGTGGCCAGGTACCACCTCGACCTCAGTGGCACCGCATTCGGCTCCATGGCCAGGTACGGCCTCAACGACCGGCTCCGCCACGCCGGCATCATCGACATGCAGTTCAGGAGGGTGCCCTGCAACTTCCCGGGTATGAAGGTGACCTTCCACGTCCAGCGTGGCTCTAACCCTAACTATCTCGCGGTGCTCGTGGAGTACGCGAACGTGGACGGGACCGTGGTGCGGATGGAGCTCATGCAGACCATCAACGGCCGCCCGACGGGCTACTATCAGGATATGCGCCGCTCGTGGGGCTCCATCTGGCGGATGGACACCAACCGCCCGCTGCAGGGGCCATTTGCCATCCGCATCACCAGCGATACCGGAAAGACGCTGGTGGCCAACAATGCCATCCCGGCTTATTGGCAGCCGGACCATGCCTACTGGTCCAACCTCCAGTTCTATTGA